The bacterium genome has a segment encoding these proteins:
- a CDS encoding tyrosine-type recombinase/integrase produces the protein MRSQIPAFAEHLAARQLALGTITPYLSELRRFAAFLEAEGVAFDGLSITQATRYFVREGRSSLTTRRALTILNQFLTWAKHPLAPELGAIRLPRAHQAAPDYLSEVEEKALRKALKARTDVRDQPRDRALFCLLLDTGIRISEAAGLTVGDVELDEKTIRLVTKGDKRRVRFLPVETRDLLRPLMAGQPAESAVFRTRTGRAVSDRHIRRLLDSWAKAAGIERFIHPHALRHTFATSLLKKTGNLRLVQLALDHESPKTTAIYAHVADEELRAAIEGRCK, from the coding sequence ATGCGGTCACAGATCCCAGCCTTTGCCGAACACCTGGCGGCCCGGCAGCTTGCCCTTGGCACTATCACGCCCTACCTGTCCGAGCTGCGCCGCTTTGCCGCCTTCCTGGAAGCGGAGGGCGTTGCCTTCGATGGACTTTCCATCACGCAGGCCACACGCTACTTCGTCCGAGAGGGAAGGTCAAGTCTGACCACGCGCCGGGCCCTGACCATCCTGAACCAGTTCCTGACCTGGGCCAAGCACCCACTGGCGCCTGAGCTCGGCGCCATCCGCCTGCCCCGCGCGCACCAAGCTGCCCCCGACTACCTGAGCGAGGTCGAGGAGAAGGCGCTGCGCAAGGCCCTGAAGGCGCGCACGGACGTCCGAGACCAGCCCCGGGACCGGGCGCTCTTCTGCCTGCTGCTGGACACGGGGATTCGCATCTCCGAAGCCGCTGGGCTGACCGTGGGCGACGTGGAGCTGGATGAGAAGACGATCCGGCTGGTCACCAAGGGCGACAAGCGCCGCGTGCGCTTCCTACCCGTGGAGACGCGAGACCTGCTACGGCCGCTGATGGCCGGCCAGCCGGCGGAGAGCGCCGTGTTTCGCACCCGGACCGGGCGCGCCGTCAGCGATCGGCACATCCGCCGCCTGCTCGACTCCTGGGCCAAGGCCGCCGGGATCGAGCGGTTCATCCATCCGCACGCCCTCCGGCACACCTTCGCCACCAGCCTGCTGAAGAAGACCGGCAACCTGCGCCTGGTCCAGCTCGCCCTGGACCACGAGAGCCCCAAGACGACGGCCATCTACGCCCACGTGGCCGACGAGGAACTTCGGGCCGCCATCGAAGGTCGATGCAAGTGA
- a CDS encoding radical SAM protein — MFESYEYDGPSSAVPIAVPYVLALRVTERCHTGCGHCYLGAGPQGEEMGLGLVRAVVRQASELSIRTIHVTGGEPLLHAELEEIVGTARSAGLMVEMVTSIFSPGQLAPPVRLRRLAHAGLERVMVSYDDWHARVVSLRELAAFLDCGLTLGLDVAVNVVEQSGSTWTCDTLLHACAGLFQGAESVDWLPAQISSIGRAAASGLKESIDACGARCAFSLTSPTVTPSGEVVVCCNAKQDTPGMKLGKIGKDSLACCLNRLAAHPLARINAVFGPHRAWPVFGNSLEDAPSGTCASCQMMMKQFSDCDAVARLETLSRSLPAELPLDFEALNTWCRRAIPKDATRTYAVD, encoded by the coding sequence ATGTTCGAATCATATGAGTACGATGGCCCTTCATCAGCAGTGCCAATCGCTGTGCCATACGTCCTTGCACTCCGCGTTACTGAGCGCTGTCACACTGGATGTGGGCACTGTTACCTTGGTGCAGGTCCTCAGGGTGAAGAAATGGGGTTGGGACTTGTGCGTGCGGTGGTGCGTCAGGCAAGTGAGCTTTCCATCCGCACGATCCATGTGACGGGTGGCGAACCGCTGTTGCACGCCGAACTCGAGGAGATTGTCGGTACTGCCCGCAGCGCGGGCTTGATGGTTGAAATGGTCACCTCGATCTTTTCACCAGGTCAACTTGCCCCACCGGTTCGGTTGCGTAGACTTGCCCATGCTGGCTTGGAAAGGGTAATGGTGTCGTACGACGACTGGCATGCTCGAGTCGTGTCTCTGAGGGAGCTTGCTGCCTTTCTGGATTGCGGTCTTACACTAGGTCTAGATGTCGCGGTAAACGTTGTCGAACAGAGCGGGTCGACTTGGACCTGTGATACCTTGCTGCACGCGTGCGCGGGGTTGTTTCAAGGCGCGGAATCAGTCGACTGGCTTCCCGCTCAGATCTCAAGCATCGGACGCGCCGCCGCAAGCGGACTGAAGGAATCAATCGATGCTTGCGGTGCGCGCTGTGCTTTCTCACTCACAAGCCCCACCGTCACACCTAGTGGTGAAGTCGTCGTGTGCTGCAACGCGAAGCAAGATACCCCTGGGATGAAACTCGGAAAGATTGGTAAGGACAGTTTAGCCTGTTGCCTCAATCGTCTTGCGGCTCACCCATTGGCGCGCATCAACGCCGTGTTCGGTCCACACCGGGCATGGCCGGTGTTCGGCAATTCATTGGAAGATGCACCGTCGGGTACCTGCGCCAGTTGTCAGATGATGATGAAACAGTTCAGTGATTGCGATGCCGTTGCTCGGCTCGAAACACTGAGTCGATCACTGCCGGCGGAATTGCCCCTAGACTTCGAAGCCCTAAATACTTGGTGTCGACGCGCCATTCCAAAAGACGCTACGCGCACTTATGCCGTCGATTGA